A window of Sediminispirochaeta bajacaliforniensis DSM 16054 contains these coding sequences:
- a CDS encoding carbohydrate ABC transporter permease: protein MSIHRSHKIFGRTVKGLIAVLLMLLCTYPMIYVLLSSFKSSDDFLHLASYQLPSHLDFVNYWTVFEQGRILTYFKNSIIITLTTVILLLGLASLAGFGLSKINFRGKKSLLFYFNLGLMLPMQVALIPLFYVFSAISLLDTYPAVIIPQVAFSLAFSIQIFYSFYKFLPNDIVEAGIIDGCSPLQIFTKIVVPVSQNAFLTVATMQGVFCWNEFITTYTFTKSISMKTVTLGLNDFVGMYGLTDWGATFAMIILTVLPTLLVYFLANKYMLAGLSAGAVKG, encoded by the coding sequence ATGAGCATACATAGATCACATAAAATTTTCGGGAGAACAGTAAAAGGACTTATTGCGGTATTACTGATGCTTCTCTGCACCTATCCGATGATATATGTGTTGCTTTCAAGTTTCAAAAGCAGCGATGATTTTCTTCATTTAGCTTCTTATCAATTGCCCAGCCATCTTGATTTTGTCAACTACTGGACGGTTTTTGAACAGGGCAGGATACTAACGTATTTTAAAAACAGTATCATCATTACTTTAACGACAGTCATTCTGCTTTTGGGGTTGGCCTCTTTGGCCGGTTTTGGTCTGAGCAAGATTAATTTTCGTGGTAAAAAATCTTTGTTGTTTTACTTTAATCTTGGGCTCATGCTTCCCATGCAGGTCGCTCTGATTCCCTTGTTCTATGTTTTCAGCGCAATCTCTCTTCTCGACACGTATCCGGCAGTAATAATACCCCAGGTAGCTTTTTCCTTGGCCTTTTCAATTCAAATATTCTATTCGTTCTACAAGTTTTTGCCAAACGACATCGTGGAAGCGGGAATTATCGATGGATGTTCTCCATTGCAGATTTTTACAAAAATAGTCGTACCTGTATCTCAGAACGCATTTTTAACAGTAGCGACCATGCAGGGGGTATTTTGCTGGAACGAGTTCATCACGACCTACACCTTCACAAAATCCATAAGCATGAAAACGGTGACACTGGGTTTGAATGATTTTGTCGGCATGTATGGATTAACAGATTGGGGTGCGACATTTGCAATGATCATTCTGACTGTGCTTCCGACATTACTCGTCTATTTTCTTGCAAATAAATATATGTTGGCCGGCCTTTCTGCCGGAGCTGTCAAAGGTTAA
- a CDS encoding glycoside hydrolase family protein — MKLYYQPEGFCFGDCMPFGKGKEFYLFHQRDARNPEPLPNCEPFGWELVTTKDFVHYDYKGLAIPPGDYDAQDQFIFAGSVFEDKDNLFHAFYTGFNRDYIKEDRPSQVLMHATSKDLLHWEKSEEKVTFTPQEGYDKDDWRDPFVLWDEEKERYILILGGRHITGKRLLNGCTVWFTSKDLKHWRFEGDFYRPNAFTMHEMPDLFRMGDWWYHIITEYSDRNKMVYRMSKSLEGPWLTPEDDAFDGRAYYAGRTFSLNGKRILFGWVPTKENDDDRKNFQWGGTFVPYEVLQREDGTLGVRMPQTMEDAFNPAENCSAMVLESSDAEECFVLADESSDIFLFDADISFMEGTRSFTLRCKADPETFESYQFNFLIHENRVVFEKTPNTPWFQCMNIGLERPLVLEAEKHYHIRLVVDDTIGTLFVDDIALNVRMYNEYGTAIAMSVTGGLLNLEGAKIANGLKK, encoded by the coding sequence ATGAAATTATACTATCAGCCAGAGGGTTTTTGTTTTGGTGACTGCATGCCTTTCGGGAAAGGAAAAGAGTTTTATCTTTTCCATCAGCGTGACGCCCGCAATCCGGAACCCCTTCCCAATTGTGAGCCGTTCGGATGGGAACTTGTGACAACAAAAGACTTTGTTCATTACGATTACAAGGGACTGGCAATCCCACCTGGCGATTATGATGCCCAGGACCAGTTTATATTTGCAGGAAGCGTATTTGAAGATAAGGATAATCTTTTTCATGCCTTTTATACCGGGTTCAATAGAGATTATATTAAAGAAGATCGCCCTTCCCAGGTCTTAATGCATGCCACAAGCAAAGATTTGCTGCATTGGGAAAAATCAGAGGAAAAGGTAACATTTACTCCCCAGGAAGGATATGACAAAGATGACTGGCGGGACCCGTTTGTACTTTGGGATGAAGAAAAGGAACGGTATATTTTGATTCTTGGTGGCAGACATATTACGGGGAAGCGATTGCTGAATGGATGTACTGTCTGGTTTACTTCAAAAGATCTCAAGCATTGGAGATTTGAAGGGGATTTCTATCGGCCTAATGCGTTTACCATGCATGAGATGCCAGACCTTTTTAGAATGGGCGACTGGTGGTATCACATCATAACAGAGTATAGCGACCGCAATAAAATGGTATATAGAATGAGCAAGTCCCTTGAAGGACCATGGTTGACGCCTGAAGATGATGCCTTTGATGGAAGAGCCTATTATGCAGGTCGAACATTTTCTCTCAACGGAAAGAGAATCCTTTTTGGCTGGGTTCCGACGAAGGAAAATGATGATGACAGAAAGAACTTCCAGTGGGGAGGGACCTTTGTTCCTTACGAAGTGCTTCAGCGTGAGGATGGGACCCTGGGAGTCAGAATGCCCCAAACTATGGAAGATGCTTTTAACCCCGCTGAAAACTGTTCAGCAATGGTCTTGGAGTCTTCCGACGCTGAAGAATGTTTTGTTCTTGCAGACGAATCTTCTGATATATTCCTCTTCGATGCTGATATTTCGTTTATGGAAGGTACAAGATCCTTCACATTGCGGTGCAAGGCTGATCCGGAAACATTTGAATCCTATCAGTTTAATTTTCTTATACATGAAAACCGTGTGGTGTTTGAAAAGACGCCGAATACTCCCTGGTTCCAGTGTATGAACATTGGCCTAGAAAGGCCACTTGTATTGGAGGCGGAAAAACATTATCACATACGATTGGTAGTCGATGATACCATAGGAACCTTGTTTGTCGATGACATAGCACTGAACGTCAGAATGTATAATGAGTATGGTACAGCCATAGCTATGTCTGTAACAGGAGGGTTGCTCAATCTTGAAGGTGCCAAAATTGCAAATGGCTTGAAGAAATAA
- a CDS encoding RICIN domain-containing protein: MSATIDVLFPSPYIESENQLFLDVKGGSKDNKVPLILYPQKDVNNQKFVFQQLPDGSHLITALHSGKAIDVSGGSDNDGAAVIQYSYHDLASNQWWFVLPAARDGYVKLVCNHSEKCLDVPGAHFSSETNVQQHRDNGTQAQMFKLIAV, from the coding sequence TTGTCCGCAACGATTGACGTTCTCTTCCCATCGCCGTACATCGAAAGTGAGAATCAACTGTTTTTAGACGTCAAAGGTGGCAGCAAAGACAATAAGGTTCCATTGATACTGTATCCTCAAAAAGACGTAAACAATCAGAAATTCGTTTTTCAACAGTTACCGGACGGCAGCCATCTCATCACGGCCCTTCACAGCGGAAAGGCCATCGACGTAAGCGGAGGTTCAGACAATGATGGAGCCGCCGTGATCCAGTATTCGTATCACGATCTTGCCAGCAACCAGTGGTGGTTCGTGCTGCCAGCCGCCAGGGATGGATATGTCAAGCTTGTCTGCAACCATTCGGAAAAATGTCTCGATGTACCCGGTGCTCATTTTTCCAGTGAAACGAATGTGCAGCAGCATCGCGACAATGGGACCCAGGCCCAAATGTTTAAACTGATTGCAGTATAA